A stretch of Bordetella genomosp. 13 DNA encodes these proteins:
- a CDS encoding tetratricopeptide repeat protein, protein MDPMIDRLKGMLAKGQDNLLLRYTLGKACAESEDHAAAVEHLRAALRFDPGYSVAWKWLGKALLGLGQRDEARQAWLSGLEAAQARGDAQVVKELQVFLRRLEREAGQG, encoded by the coding sequence ATGGATCCGATGATAGACCGCCTGAAAGGCATGCTGGCCAAGGGGCAGGACAATCTGCTGCTGCGCTACACGCTGGGCAAGGCCTGCGCCGAGTCGGAGGATCATGCCGCGGCCGTGGAGCATCTGCGTGCCGCGCTGCGATTCGACCCAGGGTATTCGGTGGCCTGGAAATGGCTGGGCAAGGCCTTGCTGGGACTGGGCCAGCGCGACGAGGCCCGCCAGGCCTGGCTGTCCGGTCTGGAGGCCGCGCAGGCGCGCGGCGATGCGCAGGTCGTGAAGGAACTGCAGGTCTTCCTGCGCCGCCTGGAGCGCGAGGCGGGGCAGGGCTGA